A genomic window from Sulfurospirillum diekertiae includes:
- a CDS encoding NADH-quinone oxidoreductase subunit A — protein MSLELILASSLVALLVILLPTLFLLSQKLGPFNTGDKAKNSLYESGISSPIGSSESRFSAKFYLVAILFVLFDVEIIFMFPWAVNVRELSLFGLFEMFTFIGLLLFGLIYIYRIKALSWQ, from the coding sequence ATGTCATTAGAACTTATTTTAGCTTCTTCACTCGTCGCTCTACTGGTCATTCTTCTTCCCACACTTTTTTTACTCAGTCAAAAATTGGGTCCCTTCAACACAGGCGATAAAGCCAAAAATAGTCTGTATGAAAGCGGCATCAGTTCACCGATTGGTTCCAGTGAAAGTCGCTTTAGCGCCAAATTTTATTTAGTCGCTATTTTGTTTGTTCTCTTTGATGTCGAAATTATCTTTATGTTTCCGTGGGCCGTCAATGTTCGAGAACTCAGTCTTTTCGGACTTTTTGAGATGTTTACCTTTATAGGGCTTCTTCTGTTTGGACTTATTTACATTTATCGTATAAAGGCACTCTCATGGCAGTAG
- a CDS encoding L,D-transpeptidase family protein, whose product MRYLVFLSLFALALYAATAEDIYKIYKTKGINAVEDFLKKEFESKEVKEVPVKEAKKELVKDKEVIKEPTVKLGQRLFVKPKTPTEKESVSRDYWLRHLKNMDVSYGYYEDVESLIVCEKEKKRCEIFHIEEDGLKLVRGHDDVIMGKSGDKVKRGDLKTPVGVYEITKRFKPTNQFYGPLAFALSYPNLFDVLRNKSGDGIWIHGMPIDGKDRDDLSKGCVVMENNAILNLDTEINAQSAVVIIGESKVPKMTREQIATILSEVYKWQRAWKVNDINAYLNFYSNDFKKSDGSGKVQFSNMKKQIFSRKENKMILFENMSVVPYPTIDDRKLYKISFLQTYKSPSFASKGDKELYIELVGDKMQVLAEK is encoded by the coding sequence ATGCGCTATCTGGTCTTTTTATCTCTTTTTGCACTTGCTTTATATGCAGCAACGGCTGAAGATATTTATAAAATTTACAAAACGAAAGGCATTAACGCTGTTGAGGATTTTCTTAAAAAAGAGTTTGAATCCAAAGAGGTTAAAGAAGTACCGGTAAAAGAGGCTAAGAAAGAGCTTGTTAAAGATAAAGAGGTTATTAAAGAACCAACGGTTAAATTGGGACAAAGACTTTTTGTCAAACCTAAAACACCGACTGAAAAAGAGTCAGTTTCTCGTGACTATTGGTTACGACATCTTAAAAATATGGATGTAAGTTACGGCTATTATGAAGATGTTGAATCGCTCATTGTATGTGAAAAAGAGAAAAAACGTTGTGAGATTTTCCATATCGAAGAGGACGGTTTAAAACTTGTTCGTGGCCATGATGATGTTATTATGGGTAAAAGTGGCGATAAAGTGAAACGAGGTGATCTTAAGACACCAGTGGGTGTGTATGAAATCACGAAACGCTTTAAACCAACCAATCAATTTTACGGACCACTGGCATTTGCACTTTCATACCCAAATCTTTTTGATGTCTTAAGAAATAAAAGTGGCGATGGTATTTGGATACATGGTATGCCAATCGATGGTAAAGATAGAGATGATTTAAGTAAAGGGTGTGTGGTAATGGAAAATAACGCCATTTTAAACCTTGACACTGAAATTAATGCACAAAGTGCCGTTGTTATTATTGGAGAATCTAAAGTTCCTAAAATGACACGTGAACAAATCGCAACGATTTTAAGTGAAGTCTACAAATGGCAACGTGCTTGGAAAGTCAATGATATTAATGCGTATTTAAATTTTTACTCCAATGATTTTAAAAAATCAGATGGATCAGGCAAGGTACAATTTTCAAATATGAAAAAACAGATTTTTTCACGTAAAGAGAACAAAATGATTCTTTTTGAAAATATGAGTGTTGTACCTTATCCAACCATTGATGATCGAAAACTTTATAAAATTTCATTTTTACAAACCTATAAAAGCCCTTCATTTGCCTCTAAAGGTGATAAAGAGCTTTACATAGAACTTGTTGGTGATAAAATGCAGGTTCTGGCTGAAAAATAA
- a CDS encoding alanine racemase: protein MAFITINKAHFFHNLDILCAKAGGKAKLMAVLKDNAYGHDLRLMAELASEYGLIRAAVKNIEEAESIADLFEEVLVLVDHPTSRKLSSFISLAAHSLEALQALPTGTSIHLSLDTGMHRNGIKEEQIEEALALIHAKKLQLKGVFTHFRGADELSSEFFWQRANFERGKKRIKALEAHYGLPHVAFHCCNSAGLLRTHSLGDDDYARPGIAMYGYTTLNPFIATYNLKPVLSLWAEKLSTRVLKKGERVGYGSVYEAHEDEIISTYDIGYGDGFFRFDGFKPVKMADGSFTKGRMSMDSFCLGGDAQNVCMFDDANPLAEQFNTISYEIITKLYPALKHVII, encoded by the coding sequence ATGGCATTTATTACAATTAACAAAGCGCACTTTTTTCATAATCTTGATATTTTGTGTGCTAAGGCTGGGGGCAAAGCAAAGCTCATGGCGGTTTTAAAAGATAACGCCTATGGGCATGATTTACGACTTATGGCTGAACTGGCTTCTGAGTATGGTCTTATTCGCGCTGCCGTAAAAAATATTGAAGAGGCAGAGTCTATTGCTGATCTTTTTGAAGAAGTTTTGGTATTAGTTGATCATCCTACCTCTCGTAAACTCTCTTCTTTTATTTCACTTGCAGCACACTCTTTGGAAGCACTTCAAGCTCTTCCTACGGGAACTTCGATTCATTTAAGCCTTGATACAGGCATGCACCGTAATGGTATTAAAGAAGAGCAAATTGAAGAGGCATTAGCGCTTATTCATGCCAAAAAATTGCAACTAAAAGGTGTTTTTACGCATTTTAGAGGTGCAGATGAACTCAGTAGTGAATTTTTCTGGCAGAGAGCTAATTTTGAGCGAGGTAAAAAACGCATTAAAGCCTTAGAGGCTCACTATGGTTTGCCTCATGTTGCTTTTCATTGCTGTAACTCTGCAGGACTACTTCGTACGCACTCTTTGGGCGATGATGACTATGCGCGCCCAGGTATTGCCATGTATGGCTATACAACGCTCAATCCTTTCATTGCAACCTATAATCTAAAACCGGTTCTCTCTCTTTGGGCTGAAAAACTCAGTACCCGCGTGCTTAAAAAAGGTGAGCGTGTTGGCTATGGTAGTGTTTATGAAGCACATGAAGATGAAATTATTTCAACGTATGATATTGGCTATGGCGATGGTTTTTTCCGTTTCGATGGTTTTAAGCCTGTAAAAATGGCGGATGGAAGTTTTACAAAAGGTCGCATGTCTATGGATAGTTTTTGTTTAGGCGGTGACGCCCAAAACGTCTGCATGTTTGATGATGCAAATCCTTTGGCAGAACAGTTCAATACGATTAGCTATGAGATTATAACAAAGCTCTATCCTGCATTAAAGCATGTCATTATTTAA
- a CDS encoding GGDEF domain-containing protein: MQKKHFIFLAFTITILYWILDAYANASLYNLALSDELLLTTPHSLVSVKLLTAGLLFIVSLTPLFFKPNTFQKTPKEAINEFGELQRVADILFSSLSTKINVIKSLEILQEILHLESSLLFIYNKESLTLYNENEFIKATFRSKEILPFRTNASRSAVEEVAIRCFIEKRAFSQDPVKVDTKPFTLFNFMLKEDRSEFPLGNLMLASHDAHFIEHAIPMIQKYVQMLTFALSLAAKKELLQSINTQYSSDTISHFDKVLNIINFTKVQEYIEHEFKRHKRYHTELTLVLIDITMLKNLTKIFPAEVITAFKKDFIQLVKTNTREVDILGKWTNDQFALLLPDVDFRAGQKVAQKLQAIFEETKFARVGKISCSYGITSLAPKDTMGSFKARVEGALVAASLKEGNAIEVKLQMTPDL, translated from the coding sequence ATGCAAAAAAAACACTTTATCTTCTTAGCTTTTACGATTACAATACTCTACTGGATTCTTGATGCCTATGCCAATGCCTCATTGTACAACTTAGCATTGAGCGATGAACTGCTTCTTACGACGCCCCATAGCCTTGTTTCTGTTAAGCTTCTTACCGCAGGACTTTTGTTCATTGTAAGCCTCACACCTCTCTTTTTTAAACCAAATACTTTTCAAAAAACCCCAAAAGAGGCTATCAATGAATTTGGTGAACTCCAACGTGTCGCTGATATTCTTTTTTCTTCACTTTCTACCAAAATAAATGTGATCAAATCGCTTGAAATTCTACAAGAGATTTTACACCTTGAATCAAGCCTGCTTTTTATTTACAACAAAGAGTCACTAACGCTTTACAACGAAAATGAGTTTATTAAAGCAACGTTTCGTTCAAAAGAGATTCTTCCATTTCGTACGAATGCTTCAAGAAGTGCCGTTGAAGAGGTTGCCATTAGATGCTTTATAGAAAAACGGGCTTTTTCACAGGACCCTGTGAAAGTTGATACGAAACCGTTTACACTCTTTAATTTTATGCTTAAAGAAGATCGCAGTGAATTTCCTTTGGGTAATTTGATGCTCGCCTCTCATGATGCTCATTTTATTGAACACGCTATCCCAATGATTCAAAAATATGTGCAAATGCTCACCTTCGCACTCTCTTTAGCGGCCAAAAAAGAGCTCTTACAAAGTATCAATACCCAATATTCAAGTGATACAATTAGTCATTTTGACAAAGTATTAAATATTATTAATTTTACAAAAGTACAAGAATATATTGAACATGAGTTTAAACGTCACAAACGTTACCATACCGAATTGACACTGGTTTTAATCGATATTACAATGCTTAAAAATCTCACTAAAATTTTCCCTGCCGAGGTCATTACCGCATTCAAAAAAGATTTTATTCAACTGGTCAAAACAAATACGCGTGAAGTCGATATTTTGGGAAAATGGACAAACGATCAATTTGCGCTGTTGCTACCCGATGTTGATTTTCGAGCCGGTCAAAAAGTAGCCCAAAAACTTCAAGCCATTTTTGAAGAGACAAAGTTTGCACGTGTTGGGAAAATAAGTTGCAGTTATGGCATTACATCACTTGCGCCTAAAGATACCATGGGTAGCTTTAAGGCAAGAGTAGAAGGGGCACTTGTAGCAGCCTCTCTCAAAGAAGGAAATGCCATCGAAGTCAAACTTCAAATGACACCTGATCTTTAA
- a CDS encoding PP0621 family protein, producing the protein MLLKIALFIAVIFLIYLFFFKNSRKEDIQKKSSKKVLEGETMVECQACSTFISHKEAIIKDGLFYCSKECARLP; encoded by the coding sequence ATGTTGCTTAAAATTGCTCTGTTTATTGCTGTTATTTTTTTAATTTATCTCTTTTTCTTTAAAAATAGCCGTAAAGAAGATATTCAAAAAAAATCTTCTAAAAAAGTTTTAGAGGGAGAAACGATGGTCGAGTGCCAAGCGTGTTCAACTTTTATTAGCCACAAAGAGGCAATCATTAAAGATGGCCTTTTCTACTGCTCAAAAGAGTGTGCGAGGTTACCCTAA
- the rsmG gene encoding 16S rRNA (guanine(527)-N(7))-methyltransferase RsmG produces the protein MMNTHYDLPQSFWSNVEILIELLLKYNLTHNISGAKTKEAVLKNIDDSIYPLQFLHVNELKHAIDIGTGAGFPGLLLALALPQVHFTLFEPIAKKSAFLHLAKTTLELKNVDISTNRVEKVVPFNVDLISSRAVTNTKMLIKLCKNFITPDTTLLFYKGELVEEEIKGLRNCQVYQRDKRHYLVMKDVDVA, from the coding sequence ATGATGAATACCCATTATGATCTTCCTCAATCTTTTTGGAGCAACGTTGAAATACTCATTGAACTTCTTTTAAAATACAACCTAACACATAATATATCGGGGGCAAAAACAAAAGAAGCTGTTCTTAAAAATATTGACGATAGTATTTATCCATTACAATTTTTACATGTAAACGAGTTGAAGCATGCGATTGATATTGGGACAGGGGCTGGTTTTCCAGGATTATTACTTGCCCTTGCGCTGCCACAGGTGCATTTTACACTTTTTGAGCCTATCGCGAAAAAAAGTGCCTTTTTGCATTTAGCCAAAACAACGCTTGAACTCAAAAATGTCGATATATCTACCAACAGAGTTGAAAAGGTTGTTCCTTTTAACGTCGATCTCATCAGCTCTCGCGCTGTGACGAATACTAAAATGTTGATCAAGTTGTGTAAAAATTTTATTACTCCAGATACCACATTGCTTTTTTACAAAGGGGAATTGGTTGAAGAGGAAATCAAAGGGCTACGAAATTGTCAGGTTTACCAACGTGACAAACGCCACTACTTAGTGATGAAGGATGTTGATGTTGCTTAA
- a CDS encoding methyl-accepting chemotaxis protein: MELDGIEKASNATTDDLHITANTLDEFIQSLNQSVQSIENGSERQNDLAQKVHTLSDQARSIREILSIIGDIADQTNLLALNAAIEAARAGEHGRGFAVVADEVRKLAERTQKSLLEISANVNVITQSVNDIAEDTKQTTEEMLESSQLAKELILHVEGTKEKLSSTYIKSTDVRNKTTYVATRTKNLVGLMASIVNGTTLNKKLSHEVGEVSVSLSNGANELEKTLKQFKV, translated from the coding sequence ATGGAATTAGATGGAATCGAAAAAGCCTCAAATGCCACGACCGATGATTTACATATTACGGCAAATACCTTGGATGAATTTATTCAAAGCCTGAATCAGTCAGTGCAAAGTATCGAAAATGGTTCGGAACGCCAAAATGATTTAGCACAAAAAGTGCATACACTGAGCGATCAAGCGCGAAGTATTCGCGAAATTCTGAGTATTATTGGCGATATTGCCGATCAAACTAATCTTCTTGCCCTCAATGCTGCCATAGAAGCTGCTAGGGCAGGTGAACATGGGCGTGGTTTTGCCGTCGTTGCGGATGAAGTACGAAAACTAGCTGAACGAACACAAAAGAGTCTTTTGGAAATCAGTGCCAATGTTAATGTCATTACTCAAAGTGTCAATGATATAGCAGAAGATACAAAACAAACAACCGAAGAGATGCTTGAATCATCACAATTAGCCAAAGAGCTTATCTTACATGTTGAAGGAACAAAAGAGAAACTTTCCAGTACGTATATCAAGTCAACGGATGTTCGCAATAAAACGACATACGTTGCTACCCGTACTAAAAACCTCGTCGGTTTGATGGCCAGTATTGTAAACGGTACAACACTCAATAAAAAATTAAGCCATGAGGTAGGAGAAGTTTCTGTATCTCTCTCTAATGGAGCAAATGAATTAGAAAAAACACTCAAGCAGTTTAAAGTATAA
- a CDS encoding desulfoferrodoxin family protein: MLRRDALKLAAVAALATTYASAYDEKLIVNKKKMEIKDPANMTELELKHSPEIKVGAADAQGFSLVEVNIGQKGVIHPSVDNHWIYEIELLADGKKVADVSLEPTTSRGFLAARINTKDVKMLSAIAYCNLHGEYSASIKL; the protein is encoded by the coding sequence ATGTTACGAAGAGATGCCCTTAAACTAGCTGCCGTAGCAGCACTTGCTACCACCTATGCTTCGGCTTATGATGAGAAATTGATTGTCAACAAAAAGAAAATGGAAATCAAAGACCCTGCGAATATGACAGAGCTTGAACTCAAACACTCACCTGAAATTAAAGTAGGTGCAGCAGATGCACAAGGATTTTCGTTGGTTGAAGTCAATATCGGACAAAAAGGAGTCATTCACCCAAGCGTTGATAACCATTGGATTTACGAAATCGAACTTTTAGCCGATGGTAAAAAAGTGGCAGATGTCTCACTTGAGCCAACAACATCAAGAGGTTTTCTTGCAGCACGTATTAACACCAAAGATGTCAAAATGCTTTCTGCCATAGCTTATTGTAACCTTCACGGTGAGTACAGCGCTTCAATAAAACTTTAA
- a CDS encoding superoxide dismutase: MAIVLPNLPYAHEALEPYIGAKTLEIHHGKHHQTYVTNLLKLIEGTDLANEPLEGLILKSVNNPDRVGIFNNAAQVWNHTFYWNSMKPKGGGAPSGDIAAKINAAFGSYDAFIQAFKNAGLTQFGSGWAWLVIKNGTLEIMKTANADTPIAHGIKPILTVDVWEHAYYLDYQNKRADYLDIFFNHLINWDFANANLK, encoded by the coding sequence ATGGCAATTGTATTACCCAATCTTCCTTATGCTCATGAGGCACTTGAGCCTTATATTGGTGCAAAAACATTAGAAATCCATCATGGCAAACATCATCAAACCTATGTGACCAACCTCCTTAAATTGATTGAAGGAACCGACTTAGCCAATGAGCCTCTTGAGGGTCTCATTTTAAAATCAGTCAACAATCCTGATCGTGTCGGTATCTTTAACAATGCCGCGCAAGTGTGGAATCACACCTTCTACTGGAACTCTATGAAACCAAAAGGTGGTGGAGCCCCTAGTGGAGACATTGCTGCTAAAATTAATGCTGCCTTTGGAAGTTACGATGCGTTTATTCAAGCATTTAAAAATGCAGGATTAACACAATTTGGTAGTGGATGGGCATGGCTCGTAATTAAAAATGGTACTTTAGAGATCATGAAAACCGCCAATGCTGATACCCCCATTGCACATGGCATTAAGCCAATCCTGACCGTTGATGTGTGGGAACACGCTTATTATCTGGATTATCAAAACAAACGTGCAGATTACTTAGATATTTTCTTTAATCATCTGATTAATTGGGATTTTGCAAACGCTAATTTGAAGTAA
- the mscL gene encoding large conductance mechanosensitive channel protein MscL, translating into MLKEFRDFLLKGNVVDMAVGFIFGAAFATIVKSLVTNVIMPPIGLLLGNVDFSSLFIALDGKTYASLADLEKAGAPAIKLGVFFNDLTSFVILGFVMFMMIKGYGKIAPKKAPEAITKACPECAMAIPVAAKKCPYCATLQA; encoded by the coding sequence ATGTTAAAAGAGTTTCGCGATTTTTTGCTTAAAGGCAATGTTGTTGATATGGCCGTTGGTTTTATCTTTGGTGCAGCCTTTGCGACCATTGTCAAATCGCTTGTTACCAATGTCATTATGCCTCCTATTGGTCTACTCTTAGGCAATGTTGATTTTTCCTCACTGTTTATCGCACTTGATGGTAAAACGTATGCTTCATTAGCTGATTTGGAAAAAGCAGGAGCACCTGCCATAAAACTAGGTGTCTTTTTCAATGACTTAACTTCCTTTGTTATTTTGGGCTTTGTCATGTTTATGATGATCAAGGGTTATGGAAAAATCGCGCCTAAAAAAGCTCCTGAGGCAATTACAAAAGCATGTCCAGAGTGTGCGATGGCTATTCCCGTTGCCGCTAAAAAATGTCCTTATTGCGCAACACTACAAGCATAA
- a CDS encoding GNAT family N-acetyltransferase, with the protein MIRNATAEDSDRIVELLAQLGYANTHSFCKERIQELLANPDAMLFCYEIEGSVIALLSLHVIPQIALLGSFLRISYFIVDETMRSHHIGSELEAYATYIAKERGCDRIEVHCHERRKEAHRFYERHGYVESPKYFIKQITY; encoded by the coding sequence ATGATACGTAATGCCACGGCGGAAGACAGTGATCGTATTGTTGAACTTCTGGCTCAGCTGGGCTATGCCAATACACACTCTTTCTGTAAAGAACGCATTCAAGAGCTTTTAGCCAACCCTGATGCAATGCTCTTTTGCTATGAAATAGAAGGCAGTGTAATCGCCCTTCTCTCTTTACATGTAATTCCTCAAATTGCCCTTTTAGGCTCGTTTTTACGTATCAGTTATTTTATCGTGGATGAAACAATGCGCTCTCATCACATTGGATCAGAACTCGAAGCTTACGCCACATACATTGCCAAAGAGAGAGGATGCGATCGCATTGAAGTACATTGTCATGAAAGGCGCAAAGAGGCGCATCGTTTTTACGAACGACATGGCTATGTTGAATCCCCTAAATATTTTATCAAACAAATCACCTATTAA